Genomic window (Nicotiana sylvestris chromosome 7, ASM39365v2, whole genome shotgun sequence):
TTTTGGGTTTGTCGGTAGCTTCCCGTTTCTCAAATAGTCGAtgtatttattcctccaatcccatgttagacttGCTGAGTTAATCTCGGCGTGGCCTTCAATCACTGACTTGGATAACTGTACAACAGTCCTCAAGAGTATGTCATCCTCTTTGATGGAAGACCTTAGGTTTGCGAATACATCAGCCTCGATGTTCTGATCTCGAGGAATGTGAACcaaagtccattctttgaagtgaTGCAATATGACCTGAAgtttgtctaagtatctttgcatcctgtcttctcgaaCCTCAAAGCTCCATTTTACTTGGTTAACTACCAGAAGGGAGTTGCATTTTGCTTCAACGACTTTTGCTCCTAGGCTCTTAgccagctcgagacctgcaatcatagcctcatactcgaccTCGTTGTTAGTAAATTTTgaagtttttatagattgcctaatTATGCCGCCCGTAGGCGATTTCAGAATGATGCCAAGCCCGGACCCTTTCACGTTCGAGGCACCATCAATGAAAAGGGTCCATACTCCCGATGATGTGCTTGTTTTTAGCAAGAGTTCtttctctacctcgggcacgagggcaGGCAAAAAGTCGGCCATGAAGTCTGCCataatttgggacttgatagctattcggggttgatactcgatatcataccctccgagctcgatggcccatttggccaatctgctCGATAATTCAGGTTTGTgcaagatgttttaaagagggtATGTCGTTAAAATACATATATGATGGCATAGAAAATAAGGTTTTAATTTCCGAgatgcacttattaatgcaagagctaatttttctaagtgtggatttcagcatctcctagagtctgacttacgtaataaacaggaaattgcgtaccttgttcttctcgaaccAACACATCACTTACCGCTACTTCAGATACCGCCAGATACAAGTACAACGTTTCATCTTCCTTTGGGGTGTGGAGCAAAGGCGGACTTGAGAGATACCGCTTTAATTCCTCTAAAGCATGTTGGCCTTCCGGAGTCTACTcaaagttgtttttcttcttgagcaaggagaagaaatgatgactccgATCTGACGATCTCGAGATGAATTGGCCTAAGGCCGCTATCTGCCCGGTCAGCCGCTGTACGACCTTCACATTATTCACTACTCTGATTTTTTTAGTCGCCTTGATTTAGTTGGGGTTGATTTCGTTCCCCCtattcgacaccatgaagcctaaaaaTTTGCCTGATCCTACTCCAAAGGCatatttctcggggttgagcttcttgttataacttctaaggatatcgaatgtttcctgcaaatgagtcaagtggtcctctacgcgcagggacttaactagcatgtcattaaTGTAAACTTCAATAGATTggcctatttgatgttcgaacatcttatGAACTAGGCATTGGTACGTAGATCCTGTATTTTTTAGCTcaaagggcattacattataacagtaTGTACTATACTTCGTGATGAACGACGTTTTTTCCCTGTCCTctgggttcatttgaatttgattatacccgagGCGTCGAGAAAagtgaggatctcgtggccagccgtggcatcgatcaagcgatcgatattgggcaatgggaaagagtctttggggcatgctttatttaagtttttataatctacgcacattctcaatttatttccttttttgggAACCActaccacattagccaaccattcAGGGTATTTTACCTCTCTAATTGGTCCTATCTTGAGGAGTTTGTTACCTCCTCTTTAATGAacgcatgttttacctcggatagaggcctccttttttgcttcactgGTTTAAACCTGGGATCGACACTTAGTCGATAGGTGGATATTTCAGGTGGGATCCctatcatgtctaaatgggaccaagaaaaacaatcaATGTCGTTAATAAGAAATTAGATGatttttttcctgagtttgggaGTTAATcccattcccaggtatacctttcgatctaGAAGATGCTCGATCAAGATGGCTTGTTCGAGTTCTTCGACCGTTGATTTTGTTGCATCCAACTCTTCAGGGGCAACGAATGTTCGAGGAGTGAGGaagtcttcttcttcatcttcgttTGAATGCTCATAGACCACCTGTTCCTTGGGGGTCAGCCCGTTTCCTGACTCATCCTGGACGGGGAGAGTCGATGTTGGTGCCATATCGTTTACCGCAAATATCTCTTTTACTGCATGTTGTTCTCCGTACACCATTTTTATACCATCTTTTGTTgagaacttcatcatttgatgaaaaGTTGATGGTACCGCCCTTATGTTGTGTATCCACAGCCTTCCACGTAagacattgtacctcatgtcaccttcgatgacatgaaacttggtgtCTTGAACTGTACCGgacacgttgactgggaggatgatttctTCCTTCGTTGtctcacttgccatgttgaatccattgaggactcgagaggtggATATGATCTGATCGagtagtccgagctgctccactaCCTTCGACCTGATTATGttagccgagctacctggatccacgggCACATGTTTAATTTGAACATTATTCAAAAGAAAGGAAATTACCAGTACATCATTATATGGTTGGGACAAAGCCTCGATGTCTTCTTCTCTAAATGTAAGGGCGGCCTCGGGTATATAGCTCTGATTTTGTCTTTCCGTCGCGATGGACACTTTGGCCCATTTGAACATGGGTCCCTGTGGGATATCGgttcctccaacgatcatgtaAATGATGTGCTGAGGTTTTTCTAGTCCATTCTTTCTGTTCGCCTCTCTTTCTTGAAAGTGGTTCTTAGCTCGATTGCTAAGGAGTTCTCGAAGGTACCCTTCATTGATCAGCCGAGCCACCTCCTCTCAAAGTTGCCTACAATCCTCAATCTTATAACCGTGAATTCCATGGTATCCGCACATCAAGTTGGGGTTCCTTCGGGAAGGATCTAATTGTGCGGGCTTTGGCCATCTGGCATCTCTGATTCTACCTATGGCCGATACGATGCCTGAGACATAAATGTTGAAGATGTATTCTGACAATCGGGATGCCTCCCTTGGCCTCGAATGCCAGTCAAACCCGGTCTTGCTCTTAAGTCCCCGGAAATTTTGGCCTTGATCTACTCTTCGATCATTTCAAGGTATATTCCCCCTTGAAGTGTTTTTTTATCTTCGAAGTATGGCTGATACCTTTCTTTTCCTTATCTCGACTCCCTTTCTGCATACCTTGGTTCCTTTGCTAGGAGCCTTCTTGGATATACTGAGCCAGAGGGGGCTCCCAATTGGTcttcttcgaccctgatcttcgattgatacctGTTGTGCACATCCGCACAGGTCATGGcaggatattcgatcaaattttgcTTTAATTGCTTTGAAGCTATAGAGCTTCGTTCGTTTTAGCCCTAAGTGAAGGCATGCACAACCCAATCATCGgagaccggtggtaattccattcgctccatctggaagcgagatacaaattccctCACCATTGTAGACGTGATTTTtcaccctccccaagatttttcatattttagcacgtaaatatttaatttaggcctaatagtgttatttcaattaattttgactcgtctactttattttatttcaagaaaataaaaattacaaaaaaatagtttcattaatattttgtagtaatttttaatcttgaaaaataccaaaaatagtttcgtTATAACGGTCAatattattttaatagttattttacttaagtaagattaattaataaatgacatcgcatttttaatctcgttcgcggggaaagaataaaacttgggctcgaacAACCCATTTTTAGCCTAATTTTTTgatctagcccataattcctcggcccataccccctaacctaaaaaccctacaaaAACCTAGACCTAGACTCTACGCAGGATCAACCCGCTGTTTTTGGAACAAGACGGAGCATAgctaaaaaatgaaaagaaatataCAAAAAGAACCTAACGTCTGAAAGAGCAAGAGGACACAAAAATACAAAACCTAAAAAGCTGACAAAGAACCTACACCTTAGGAAAAGAGCGTCGTTTTTCAGCTGAAAAAAGAAACCCCATCCCCCCTTGACTTGGTCTTCTAAAAGATGACCCCCCATcggttttctcttcttcttcaccaACTTGAAGAAAGCTTTAGCGATTTTCTGAGCTTCAGCAACCATaaacgacccccccccccatttcttAGTCTTCTTTAATGCTCGAGGAACAGAGGGAAGAACGGAAACAAAACGCACCAAAATCACAGCTGAAGAAACAGCTTTCATACCAGTCAAAAGCCTAGCGAAATCGAGCTTGAATCACCTCTGAACTCCAGCCAAAGGGCAGCGAAACCAGCCATGAAAATAGCTTCAAAACCGGCTATGTAAGCTCACCATTTCCATCATTAAAGCACTGAAAAATCAGCACCAACCCACCCCGAAACAACCACTCTTTCTATGTCAAACGGAGGTTACCGGCGAGGTTGAATTCCGGCTGTGTTCGAGCCATGGTTTTCTGACGCCTTTGGAGTTTTATTACTGGTTCTGGTCCTTGGCTCGATTATTGAGTTGTAGAAGTTCAAAGTTTGGATTCGGCTAGTGTAAAGGTTCAGTTTTCTAATCCTAGCATTTTGATCTTATTTTGTGTGTTGCTAAGATGAATTTGGTGTCAAACTTCATGAGATGATTCTATCCAATGTAATTTTAAATGTTCTTGTTTTATTTAGTACAAATTAACGGATTATTATTTTTTCTAGTCTTAGGtctattctcttttttttgtagAAATCTTATCTGAATAGGATTACCCCTTTTTGATTAGCTTGAATATTTTAGTCTGAAATCGTGGTATGGCAAGTTTACTGGTTAGAGCAATTGTGTTGATATCCTGTTGTAGGCTTAATTGGATAATTTGCTTGGGCCACGAAGAGGAAATCGGCTTTTGGGTTGTTTGAGAAGAAAACATTTTGAGCCAAAAGATTTAGTCTCTTCAGGCCCAAAGTAATTAATAACATAGCTGGCCAATCTTACTTTAAGCTATAGCCCTCATATAATTCGTTAATTCTTGTATAAAATTTGGGGTGCGCCCTTTTCCCTTtaataacccatggccctcatgaAAATTAATTTAATCCTTGTAAAAATTTAGGTGTGCTATCAATTAAATCATCCatagccctcacaaatgttgCTATTAAAAATTGaaccttcgtagttgctttaggcgcgtttctTTAAATAAagtatcatagctacgggtacggttctcgtTACGTAGTTGTGATACACGATTctaaaattcgggtgtgcatttcacgtgacccgattctaatttccaacaaggttaaatagaatgtgtcgtgaaccatgggtgcatttcatgtagcgtggtttgcgatgtattttaaataaccttgaataaattctttaaataattaaaagcagtcaAAAGgttaaaaaatgcacataggtttaaaagtgtttcaaaatgagataaataggccaataataatggttgagcgaccgtgctagaaccacagaaccctgaaatgcctaacaccttctcccaggttaacagaattccttacccagatttctgtgttcgcagactgtaaaacagagtcaatcttttctcgattcgggattggaaccgatgacttgggacaccataaattatctcaagtggcgactctaatttttaaataaataatctcgtttcgattgtcacttaaattggaaaaaaactctcttatacccctctcgggtgtagtaaaaaaggaggtgtgacagctctagcgactctactggggaacgaACCAAGaatatctggttcagggttcagaatttgagcttagaataactgttatagttggctttatttattatctgatttttatgtgtttgagcctaatgtgctgactgtcgctttgatattgttgaactgtatataaattgttacaaaaccctcctctttctgagtcttctaaatcatctaggaagtgtgcacttcgtgtgacttctcttctattacagtcatatcctaattttagaacgagattcggataagttgcaaagtcggtgaagcttctgtattcctagtacgttgcccccctcggctcgagctgtccgctcgggtaagccaggtctagaataaataaacctaggtttttaaacatAGTATAacacagcctcatgtcggatccctagtgggaatgcttgtttgcatcacgtgcatttgactttgggaactcaacacaagggttgggtctgtctaggacaggtgtacccaaaataaaagaccatcctgatgcatcctatgtgctacatgttgcatttgttcaagggtaaaagggtcatctggcggaccaatgatagttgagggcaaagaaaaaatagaaaaaaaaaaagagggttaagtgtgaaaataaagcaaatagggcccagttatatttttctttcacatttttgtttaaagaaaaagacaaaaaaaatatatgaaaaatccataaagattttgcactttcccatcattttccaaaaatcaaaaaaagagggaaaagaaaatccaaaaaagagtttacatgtttcatcattttttcaaaaaaaatatatatatatatattctctaaattagttgtttttaatTCTTGCTCGTATCCAATctgtccgaactacgcatacctgattctcgtctttcggaatgtgatacgtaggcaacccaaaTAGAGTCTGGTCTTCCTTGAGTCTTAGGTTCTTAGCTTctcggggtcttagccaaatcctgcatttttagccacttttagccgcataggttaattttagaaaaatagtcacaatcatgtcttgcatatGTCCAACAAGAAGGGTTAATGTCTCACATagcgttctaggtctttaacttatttggttttaattttctcatacagatGTAAatttacttaccggagtttgagcatgacagaaccccgtgaccatccagttaggatcgctcattcaggagtggcttaaggagatttttctttttatgttgccTTTTACCTtgtagttttgtacagtaatgtcgagtcgTTTGGTATTGTTTTCCTATTTTGCATTGAAAAAAAAAGTATATgtaataaatcaaaaatccaaaaaaagatattttgcgtttttatatttccattagaattttttttagaaatactaattctaaaaataattcatttgaggtggtttttccttgaggcaattaatatctagaacttgaaataaaaaattacttttatatttcctttagtatattaagactaaaaattcaaaaaaaaaaagaatttttttttcagaacctctttaaaagttttcttccaaaaatccaaaaagattttcatTTGAGGtccttctttgggaaattaacgaaaaaatgaaaaaaaaattattttcactataactttaggatattgtacatagaaggaaaaaaaacatagtttaccttttgtttatctttaaagtttcttccttatgtaatcaaaaactgaaatccaaaaatattttttatcttgttcatttctcatttcgaaatctttcttcagggatatcaaatgaaaattcaaaatatgtttctttagtttattctttagatttccttcctaaaaaaaagaatcaaaaaaaattCTCATGTaattccttaataatttcccatagagagtttgtttcaaaaagaaaaaaaaaagaaaaaaaatatatgctcgttaagtttgagtttagaataggttatagaacattaagtttaggaaaaaaaaggatttgcttcttttatttatcttttctcatcagagtagtctttaaggtacaaaagaaaaagaaaaaaaaaagaacgttggtttgtttactttattcccgatcttcccgaactacgcaaagatctgattcatgcggcgtcatgatatataggcaacctacatagggttcgatcaaatatttttttttattaaaagagaaaaaagaaaaggaaaaaaaaagagaaaaaaaagaggtgaaattatgggatgtgagaaatgagaggaaagaaaagagtgataattaggaaAAAGAGGAAGggaaatgagcaagccaagaagtgctagaaaagaaaataaggagaggattgaaatgaaaaaattgggatgatgtcatATGACCTTCATactctcgaagtcattctagaaccgttaattgttgctaggtgcattgcacgcaatgtgatatttttagctgttaaatgccctaacgctaacgtgatgactttattttgttccttttgttatcttcattatagcagaaaggtggttgaTTTGTGGTTGTTAacgtggtaactcttctctacaacataaggttgaaaggcaatggcagacggcAACAGAATTAAGTCGGGTGATACTagtgcccaaaagcaattggttgaacagggcaatgggttggttgaagaggtaaggatgttaagacaacacattgcGGACATGTATCGGGCTTGAATGACTAGGAAGGCACCaaccccgccaccacctagcttcttagatgctacccttacccaaattctggtcatagtgccagatgattccctatactctccagatccacatgcttatcacagctttcccaaccaccctaatAGCTCCATTACTCATCTTctaattacctctccccaaaattaccctcctgtcatatccactatcccCGTGATCATAACCTCTCAACAATCTTCCCTTTATAGATCCaataatgaacacccactcaaagctcatgatgcccaatattacccctcataGGTTGCTCACAAAGTTCGTGACTCATACAATCAGAGCCCTCagaatgagcctcatgttgaaaatgaaaaaaggaaaaaaagaatcaaattctcttatttttgaaattggggcaaagtttttagaatggattccaaaagttgtaagaaAATTAACCATATTGTCTTAGTTATtctgagcctttatgatatcctttctttctgaTCCTGTCCAAAagcacattacagtccaaaaagacTTCCTAGATAacctttgagagtgctgagttagCCGTGCTAGGAGCTTGTGATATTTTTTTACCATGGTTAAggccttgtcatctgcagaatcagagg
Coding sequences:
- the LOC138873536 gene encoding uncharacterized protein, giving the protein MIAGLELAKSLGAKVVEAKCNSLLVVNQVKWSFEVREDRMQRYLDKLQVILHHFKEWTLVHIPRDQNIEADVFANLRSSIKEDDILLRTVVQLSKSVIEGHAEINSASLTWDWRNKYIDYLRNGKLPTNPKVSRALRAKPARFSLDENGTIYRRTFDRPLAVCLGPEDTDYVLREIHKGTCGNHSGADSLVRKVIRAGYYWDNMEKDTKEFIRRCDKCQRFAPMIHQPGEQLHSVLSP